A single window of Solenopsis invicta isolate M01_SB chromosome 3, UNIL_Sinv_3.0, whole genome shotgun sequence DNA harbors:
- the LOC105199391 gene encoding cytochrome P450 CYP12A2, with protein sequence MMRGRFLIREINGSRMPSKVQCRARSVVAYPIKHNETKVDNEMQHARPTEDIPGPKALPLLGNWFRFLPYIGEYGRADTFTQLRMLHEQYGDIVKLDNIGPRRPNILLFSPELCEKMYRVESAWPMRIAMETLHYYRQNREHIYNGQYGLATSQGKVWHDFRSKVNPHMMQPRTVKAHVAQTSEVTREFVEKMRALRDPKSLELPNDFKNEILKWALESICSIAMDCRLGCLKSDLAPDSEPQIMINCVQEMFDLMYRMEIQMSLWKVYNTRNLKKLFRALDTLNGIARKHIEQAKIKYETTDNSANLHDRSVLEKLLSIDKQTAQVMALDMLTAGVDTTGNVFSSLLYYIANNPEKQEKLREEVMSLLPDKTSPVTQDVLNQTRYAKACIKESLRLFPLAVGNLRTMRTDVCLGGYKIPAGFDVIACHSVISKKPTQFSRTQEYIPERWLRGNTEFPSAKEAHPFAYMPFGFGPRTCIGRRFAEMEIETLLLTVMRNFRIEWHHGPLEYESRFINIVVTPMQFKLVDL encoded by the exons ATGATGCGTGGCAGATTTCTTATTCGCGAGATCAATGGCTCGCGTATGCCATCAAAGGTGCAATGTCGCGCGAGGTCGGTCGTTGCTTACCCGATCAAACATAATGAAACAAAAGTGGACAACGAAATGCAACACGCGCGGCCGACCGAAGATATTCCCGGCCCGAAAGCGTTGCCTTTGCTCGGCAATTGGTTCAGATTCCTGCCGTACATAG GTGAATACGGTAGAGCAGATACTTTCACGCAGTTGCGGATGCTGCACGAGCAGTATGGCGATATTGTTAAACTGGACAATATAGGACCTCGGCGGCCGAACATCCTTCTGTTTTCACCGGAGCTATGCGAGAAAATGTATCGAGTGGAAAGCGCGTGGCCGATGCGGATTGCTATGGAGACTCTACATTACTATCGCCAGAACAGAGAACATATTTACAATGGGCAGTACGGTCTTGCAACAAG CCAGGGCAAAGTGTGGCACGACTTTCGGTCAAAAGTCAATCCGCACATGATGCAACCGCGAACGGTCAAGGCGCACGTGGCGCAGACCAGCGAGGTGACCAGAGAGTTCGTGGAGAAGATGCGTGCACTGCGCGATCCTAAGAGTCTGGAGCTGCCGAACGACTTCAAGAACGAGATACTGAAGTGGGCTCTAGAGT CAATATGCTCGATCGCGATGGATTGTCGGCTAGGGTGCTTGAAGTCTGATCTTGCCCCGGATTCGGAGCCGCAAATAATGATTAATTGCGTGCAAGAGATGTTCGATCTCATGTACCGCATGGAGATTCAGATGTCTCTGTGGAAGGTGTACAATACGCGAAATCTTAAGAAGTTGTTCCGTGCGCTGGATACGCTTAATGG AATTGCTCGTAAACATATCGAACAGGCTAAGATAAAGTACGAGACAACGGATAATAGCGCAAATCTGCATGATCGTAGTGTATTAGAGAAACTTTTGAGTATCGACAAGCAAACGGCGCAGGTAATGGCGCTCGATATGCTAACGGCTGGTGTTGATACG ACCGGTAACGTGTTCAGCAGTTTGTTGTATTACATCGCGAATAATCCGGAGAAACAGGAAAAACTGCGCGAAGAAGTAATGTCCTTGTTACCGGACAAAACATCGCCCGTGACGCAGGACGTTCTAAATCAAACGAGATACGCTAAGGCCTGCATCAAGGAATCCCTTCGATTGTTCCCCCTCGCTGTTGGCAATCTCAGAACTATGCGAACGGATGTTTGCTTAGGAGGATACAAAATACCGGCAGGG TTCGATGTCATCGCTTGTCATTCTGTGATCTCGAAGAAACCCACGCAATTTTCGCGAACGCAGGAATACATTCCCGAGAGATGGTTGCGGGGCAACACGGAGTTTCCATCAGCCAAGGAGGCGCATCCCTTCGCGTACATGCCATTCGGATTCGGACCTCGCACCTGTATCGGCCGACGATTTGCCGAAATGGAGATCGAGACGTTGCTCTTGACA